A portion of the Bombus terrestris chromosome 3, iyBomTerr1.2, whole genome shotgun sequence genome contains these proteins:
- the LOC105667139 gene encoding AH receptor-interacting protein, with product MESKKYIIKTVIHAGTKAINFVPGTKVLFHFKTTKCDPGKTLIDDSKAMGNPMELVLGKQFKLEVWENIIQKMALNEVACFRIDKSLVAAYPFVSKTLREVAKPQSQKRSYHCCGIALQNDGIGYNDLNELIKCPQDLEFTIELVKVILPDEYEKETWQMTEDEKLKSIPDIKEKGNALYKEKNYDLACEMYAKGIGILEQVMLGEKPNEEEWLALNRLKTPLLLNYAQCKLIQKEYYAVIEHCTTVLKHDPDNVKALYKRGKAYIGAWDKENAIKDLTKAVELDPTLQNTVEKELQAFSAAIKENDQIEKKKLLKLFR from the exons ATGGAAAGCaagaaatacataataaaaactgTAATTCATGCAGGAACCAAAGCTATTAATTTTGTACCTGGAACTAAA GTACTCTTTCACTTTAAAACAACAAAATGTGATCCAGGAAAAACATTAATAGACGATAGCAAAGCAATGGGAAATCCGATGGAACTTGTCTTAGGAAAACAATTCAAACTTGAAGTATGGGAGAATATTATACAGAAAATGGCACTGAATGAAGTGGCTTGCTTTAGAATTGACAAAAGt TTAGTTGCAGCATATCCTTTTGTGTCTAAAACTTTGAGGGAAGTCGCAAAACCACAATCACAGAAGCGTAGCTATCATTGCTGCGGTATTGCTTTACAAAATGATGGAATTGGATACAATGATTTGAATGAACTCATCAAGTGTCCACAAGATTTAGAATTTACAATTG aaCTTGTTAAGGTAATCTTACCTGATGAATATGAAAAAGAGACATGGCAAATGACTgaagatgaaaaattgaaaagtattcCAGAcataaaagagaaaggaaatgcattatacaaagaaaaaaattatgatCTTGCATGTGAGATGTATGCTAAAGGTATTGGAATATTGGAACAAGTTATGCTTGG tGAAAAACCAAATGAAGAAGAATGGTTAGCTTTAAATCGTTTGAAAACTCCATTGCTTCTAAATTATGCACaatgtaaattaattcaaaAGGAATATTATGCAGTTATTGAACATTGCACAACAGTACTTAAACATGATCCAG ATAATGTAAAAGCATTATATAAGAGAGGTAAAGCATATATAGGTGCATGGGATAAAGAAAACGCTATCAAAGATTTAACAAAAGCTGTTGAATTGGATCCTACATTACAAAATACAGTTGAAAAGGAGTTACAAGCATTTTCTGCAGCTATTAAAGAAAACGAtcaaatagaaaagaagaaattattaaaactatttcgataa